The Desulfovibrio porci DNA segment GTGGCGGGCAGCCACAAAAAGGCCAGAGCGCCCCATTGCCTTTGCCGGGCCAGATCGCGGGCGAACAGGCGGCGGAAGCCGCGTCCCATGCGCCGGAAGTCCTCCAGATAGCTGAAGACCTCCACCTTGTGATGCCAGCTTTTGGGGTGCAGCCGCCAGCGGGTCAGCTTTTCCGGCGCAAAGGCAAAGGGCACGCGCGCGGCGAGCTGCGCCCAGACCCACCAGTCCAGCCAGCGCGGCACGGGCGTTTGCAGAGAAATCCGGCGCAAGAGGTCCGTGCGGGCCATGGCGCAGGAAAAGGTGGGGATCTTGTTTTCCAGCAAAAAGGGCCGCACGTCGCACACGGTCCGCTCATGCCGGGCGTGCCAGCGCATGACGCGCGGCACATAGCCCTCAAACCAGGCCGTGTCGGCTCCGGGCATGGCGAAGGGGGCGATGTCGTTGCAGACCACGCCCGCGCCGCCCTGTGCCGTGACTTGTTCCGCAGCCTCCAGGCGGCGCTCCAGACAGTGGGGATGCCAGAGGTCGTCGGCTTCCAGAAAAGCCGTCCAGCGGCCCCGCGCCTCGGCCAGGCCCAGGGCCAGACCGGCGGGCAGGCCGTGGTTTTTGCCGTCCGCATGAGTCAGCACGCGCAGCCTGGGGTCGCGCGCGGCAAAGGCCCGGGCCACGGCCAGGGACTGGTCCGTGGAGCCGTCCTCCACCAGCAGAATTTCGATGTCTGCCACGCTCTGCCCCAGAACGCCGCGCAACGCGCCGGGCAGGTAGCGGGCGTAATTGTAGCTGGGCACGATGACCGTGACGACGGGAGCGGACATGACGGATCTCCCGGAAGGGACGCCGCGTGACGGCGGATGCGGAATGAGGGAAAGAGAAGGCCCCGCCCCCGATAGGGCGGGGCCTTGTGTTAGGAGTTGAATCTGTGGGGGTTAGGCGATGATATCGCCAAATGCGAATCCAGCATCACTCGTGAGTCCCAGAAGCGTGATAGCTTGGTCGGCATTACCGTCGCCATCCGTATCCCAGAAGAGATAGCCATCTGTACCATCAGACTGGAAGGAGTAGATAACGGTGCCATCCATCGCAGCATTCGCAGCCTCCAAGGCCGCAGCGAAATCTGCAACAGTCGAAGCGTTTTCATTATAATTATCCGCACTGCCAGCGGTTCCGGTTTTGATAGCATCCTTTGTCGTAACAA contains these protein-coding regions:
- a CDS encoding glycosyltransferase family 2 protein, producing MSAPVVTVIVPSYNYARYLPGALRGVLGQSVADIEILLVEDGSTDQSLAVARAFAARDPRLRVLTHADGKNHGLPAGLALGLAEARGRWTAFLEADDLWHPHCLERRLEAAEQVTAQGGAGVVCNDIAPFAMPGADTAWFEGYVPRVMRWHARHERTVCDVRPFLLENKIPTFSCAMARTDLLRRISLQTPVPRWLDWWVWAQLAARVPFAFAPEKLTRWRLHPKSWHHKVEVFSYLEDFRRMGRGFRRLFARDLARQRQWGALAFLWLPATLRLAGRMALVAREDGLARALRRISGRVDAVRSIRKL